A DNA window from Parabacteroides johnsonii DSM 18315 contains the following coding sequences:
- a CDS encoding DUF2851 family protein produces the protein MERLLHYVWKYKLYTATPLATTDGRSVQVIDPGMQNTDAGPDFFNAKIKIDGTLWAGSVEVHDKSSDWLLHHHDTDKAYDSVILHITGFNDFQPIRTNGNPIPQMLLTVPENVRRSINWLLYRETVLPCLDHIAGIAPLHIACWMEALLSERLERKTHDIFFLLDTYQADWNEVFYITLTRNFGFGVNNDAFERLAKSLPLRCIQKQRSSHSQIEAMLFGQAGMLAEENDDHYYRLLQREYDFLRHKFSLSPMEDFVFKNLRTRPVNFPYLKVAQLAALWVQHDTLFSAILEAGSTGEIKKYFRIPPSVYWETHYHFRYASPRKEKTIGENALNILLINTVVPMLFAYGLHNKQPEYCERAARLLESIPPEKNTIVSTFCNAGIAVRHAGDSQALIQLKREYCEKKKCLYCRIGFRMLKTTIGQKPI, from the coding sequence ATGGAACGTTTATTACATTATGTTTGGAAATACAAACTTTATACGGCTACCCCATTGGCAACCACAGATGGACGCTCTGTTCAGGTAATCGATCCCGGAATGCAGAATACGGATGCAGGTCCCGATTTCTTCAATGCGAAGATCAAAATAGACGGAACACTATGGGCAGGAAGTGTCGAAGTTCATGATAAATCTTCCGACTGGCTGCTCCATCATCATGATACGGATAAAGCATACGACAGCGTAATTCTCCATATTACAGGCTTTAATGATTTCCAGCCTATCCGAACGAACGGGAATCCGATCCCACAAATGCTCCTAACCGTTCCGGAAAATGTCCGCCGTAGCATAAACTGGTTGCTTTACCGGGAAACGGTTCTTCCATGCCTCGATCATATAGCCGGGATCGCCCCTCTACATATAGCCTGCTGGATGGAGGCTTTGCTGAGTGAGCGACTGGAAAGGAAAACACATGACATTTTCTTCCTTTTGGATACATATCAGGCAGACTGGAACGAGGTCTTTTATATTACTTTAACTCGAAACTTCGGCTTTGGTGTGAATAATGATGCTTTTGAAAGGCTGGCAAAGAGCTTGCCGCTCCGTTGCATCCAAAAACAACGGAGCAGCCATTCGCAGATAGAAGCGATGCTTTTCGGACAAGCAGGGATGTTAGCGGAGGAGAACGACGACCATTACTACCGCCTGTTGCAACGGGAATACGATTTTCTACGCCATAAGTTCAGCCTTTCGCCGATGGAAGATTTCGTGTTTAAGAACCTACGGACACGACCGGTCAACTTCCCGTATCTGAAAGTGGCACAGTTAGCTGCTCTCTGGGTGCAGCACGACACCTTGTTCTCAGCCATTCTTGAAGCCGGGAGCACCGGAGAGATCAAAAAGTATTTCAGGATTCCTCCATCCGTTTATTGGGAGACACATTATCATTTCCGATACGCTTCTCCCCGGAAAGAAAAGACCATAGGTGAAAACGCCCTGAACATTCTGCTGATAAACACGGTCGTTCCGATGCTTTTTGCCTACGGCCTACATAACAAACAACCTGAATATTGTGAACGTGCCGCCCGCCTTTTAGAAAGTATTCCCCCGGAAAAGAACACCATCGTCTCCACCTTCTGCAACGCCGGTATCGCCGTCCGCCATGCAGGTGACAGCCAGGCTTTGATCCAATTAAAACGTGAATATTGTGAAAAGAAGAAATGTTTGTATTGCAGGATCGGGTTCAGGATGTTGAAAACGACAATCGGACAAAAGCCCATTTAA